The Pelagibacterium halotolerans B2 genome has a segment encoding these proteins:
- a CDS encoding DUF3422 family protein, whose amino-acid sequence MAFERAYDTATLSQGSETMCAAPIADHPYREAVLAELHARPVELVAPNMRVRRLVLTVPNRSGGMRKAMEEFLQFAARNGHAVKDDGSRQYQFTTPERVATWEFHTEFITITWYAALTDLENWPQDIGLDALGEAELVGAMRVDLMDEPELPERVFPSFRPTSLCLVAVEYGNAQLATDFVPDKDKFVRFEFAAGKLSPLRRAITLRRILEIETYRNMALLALPLARRTGPDLRAVEMGLTDVMTDLSAVETTDAVQDRLKSLHALAVRSGQISEQLNYRFAAAYAYGAILRNRLEKLRETTLGQGSSLSSFIGNRVEPALATCAAMDKRLAVLLEKLQRAVELLNVRISLDMQIQNKSVLETIAETARSQFRLQHTVEGLSTIAITYYLIGILGYALAGPLEATGWSKTLAISILSPIALVAVFFGLRAIRRGFDKGSKH is encoded by the coding sequence CATCCCTATCGCGAGGCGGTTCTGGCCGAACTGCATGCGCGTCCCGTCGAACTCGTTGCGCCCAACATGCGGGTGCGGCGCCTTGTGCTGACCGTGCCCAACCGCTCGGGCGGCATGCGCAAGGCCATGGAGGAATTCCTCCAGTTCGCGGCGCGCAATGGCCATGCGGTCAAGGACGATGGCAGCCGCCAGTACCAGTTCACCACACCCGAACGCGTGGCGACCTGGGAGTTTCACACCGAGTTCATCACCATCACCTGGTATGCGGCGCTGACCGATCTCGAGAACTGGCCGCAAGATATCGGCCTGGATGCCTTGGGTGAGGCCGAACTGGTCGGCGCCATGCGGGTCGATCTTATGGACGAGCCCGAATTGCCCGAGAGGGTGTTCCCCTCGTTCCGCCCCACAAGCCTGTGCCTTGTCGCCGTCGAATATGGCAATGCCCAATTGGCCACCGATTTCGTGCCTGACAAGGACAAGTTCGTCCGGTTCGAATTTGCCGCCGGAAAGCTCTCGCCGCTGCGCCGTGCCATCACCCTGCGCCGTATTCTCGAAATCGAGACCTACCGCAACATGGCGCTTCTGGCCCTGCCGCTGGCCCGCCGGACCGGCCCCGATCTAAGGGCTGTTGAAATGGGCCTGACCGATGTGATGACCGATCTTTCGGCGGTCGAAACCACCGATGCGGTGCAGGACCGCCTCAAGAGCCTGCACGCGCTGGCCGTGCGCTCGGGACAGATTTCCGAACAGCTCAATTATCGCTTCGCCGCCGCCTACGCCTATGGAGCGATCCTTCGCAACCGGCTCGAAAAACTGCGCGAGACCACGCTGGGGCAGGGATCCTCGCTGTCGAGCTTCATCGGCAACAGGGTGGAGCCGGCGCTTGCCACCTGCGCGGCCATGGACAAGCGGCTCGCCGTCCTGCTTGAAAAACTGCAGCGGGCCGTCGAACTTCTCAATGTGCGCATCAGCCTCGACATGCAGATCCAGAACAAGTCGGTGCTCGAAACCATCGCCGAAACGGCCCGCAGCCAGTTCCGGCTCCAGCACACGGTCGAAGGGCTCTCGACCATCGCCATCACCTATTATCTGATCGGCATTTTAGGCTACGCGCTGGCCGGCCCGCTCGAAGCGACGGGTTGGAGCAAGACGCTTGCCATCTCGATCCTCTCGCCCATCGCCCTTGTCGCCGTGTTCTTCGGCCTCCGCGCCATCCGGCGGGGCTTCGACAAGGGTTCAAAGCACTAG